The Candidatus Tectomicrobia bacterium genome window below encodes:
- the dctP gene encoding TRAP transporter substrate-binding protein DctP, with product MYPSFRAVLFAVGLTVWAGVSQAAEPPWKILFDVNEEESIQCGKLLESAEGAPVDFRMDPFASLLDRMTDGGFKRVGPALRISPPGPLVDGAPALSEIGRSFVFRDLAHFRAFSRSALFEEEAGKARGVRPIALAYRGTAYVMSRKPIREPKEMGGLKIEDKYDRDQGWASAKARAGGPLKSGQIDAAVLTPIEAVRDGLSDAAPFFNLVAISLRAFVFTVNEPGWQGLNPSQRGALSAWAKRMADQCSARIFEAEKRAIETLKKQGVQIIEPHWQAFESQRPDPTGGMKSEEGKAFIRRIQAIR from the coding sequence ATGTACCCCAGCTTTCGTGCGGTTTTGTTTGCCGTGGGCTTGACCGTCTGGGCAGGTGTTTCCCAAGCGGCCGAGCCCCCCTGGAAGATCCTTTTCGACGTGAATGAGGAGGAATCCATCCAATGCGGTAAGCTGCTGGAATCGGCGGAAGGCGCTCCCGTCGATTTTCGAATGGATCCGTTTGCTTCCTTACTTGATCGCATGACGGATGGAGGGTTTAAAAGGGTGGGGCCCGCCCTGCGAATTTCTCCGCCAGGTCCGCTCGTGGACGGTGCGCCGGCGCTATCCGAAATCGGCCGTTCCTTCGTTTTCCGGGATTTGGCCCACTTCCGGGCGTTCTCGAGAAGCGCCCTCTTTGAAGAGGAGGCGGGGAAGGCCAGAGGGGTCCGGCCCATCGCCCTCGCCTACCGGGGAACCGCCTATGTCATGTCGAGGAAGCCCATCCGGGAGCCGAAGGAGATGGGCGGTTTGAAAATAGAGGACAAGTATGATCGGGATCAGGGGTGGGCATCGGCGAAGGCACGGGCCGGAGGCCCCTTGAAGAGCGGACAAATCGATGCGGCGGTCCTCACCCCCATCGAAGCCGTGCGGGATGGTCTTTCGGATGCCGCGCCTTTTTTCAATCTGGTTGCGATTAGTCTCCGCGCCTTTGTTTTTACGGTCAACGAGCCGGGCTGGCAAGGCCTGAATCCCTCCCAGCGCGGGGCCCTCTCCGCCTGGGCGAAGCGGATGGCGGACCAATGCAGCGCCCGGATCTTCGAAGCTGAAAAACGGGCCATTGAAACGTTGAAAAAGCAGGGGGTCCAGATTATCGAACCCCACTGGCAAGCCTTCGAGAGCCAGAGACCTGATCCCACGGGGGGCATGAAATCCGAGGAAGGCAAGGCCTTCATCCGCAGGATTCAGGCGATCCGGTAG
- a CDS encoding hydroxyacid dehydrogenase, translating into MPARRWVAVTATADFPVALAPIKQALAGIAPVRTVPLPFRPLMPAEEASFARRLRGAEGILLRPGYITASLLDRLPDLRAVAVHGAGVDQVDVPACTQRGVLVTNAPGANADSVAELALGLMLSLARRIPEAARRVKEERAWGEARHTGRELKGKTLGIVGLGQIGARLARLAAALGMEVTAHDPALRPAEIRRRGARPLALDALLREADCLSLHAPLMPSTHHLIDRKAIARMKKGAFLVNCARGPLVDELAVARALRSGRLGGAALDVLEGEPPDPGSPIFGAPNLVLTPHMAGSTVEALEAIARAAGEDLARVLSGKPPKFPVNRPSAGRSRLSSGEGRPEKAKR; encoded by the coding sequence CGCCCTGGCCCCAATCAAGCAGGCCCTGGCCGGCATCGCCCCGGTGCGGACGGTCCCCCTCCCCTTCCGGCCGCTCATGCCGGCCGAGGAGGCCTCCTTCGCCCGGCGCCTCCGGGGCGCCGAGGGCATCCTCCTGCGGCCCGGCTACATCACCGCCTCCCTGCTGGACCGGCTTCCGGACCTCCGGGCCGTGGCCGTGCACGGGGCGGGGGTGGACCAGGTGGACGTGCCGGCCTGCACCCAGCGCGGCGTCCTCGTGACGAACGCGCCGGGGGCGAACGCGGACTCGGTCGCCGAGCTGGCGCTGGGCCTCATGCTCAGCCTGGCCCGGCGCATCCCGGAGGCGGCGCGGCGGGTGAAGGAGGAGCGCGCCTGGGGGGAGGCGCGGCACACCGGGCGGGAGCTCAAGGGGAAGACCCTGGGCATCGTGGGGCTCGGCCAGATCGGGGCGCGCCTGGCCCGGCTGGCGGCGGCCCTGGGGATGGAGGTGACCGCCCACGATCCGGCCTTGAGGCCCGCCGAGATCCGCCGGCGGGGCGCCCGCCCCCTGGCGCTCGATGCGCTGCTGCGGGAGGCGGACTGCCTCTCCCTCCACGCGCCCCTCATGCCCTCGACGCACCACCTGATCGATCGCAAGGCCATCGCCCGGATGAAGAAGGGGGCTTTTCTCGTGAACTGCGCCCGGGGGCCGCTGGTGGACGAGCTGGCGGTGGCGCGGGCGCTCCGCTCGGGCAGGCTGGGGGGCGCGGCGCTGGACGTGCTCGAAGGCGAGCCCCCGGACCCCGGGAGCCCCATCTTCGGCGCCCCCAACCTCGTGCTCACCCCCCACATGGCGGGCTCGACGGTGGAGGCCCTCGAGGCCATCGCCCGCGCCGCGGGAGAGGACCTCGCCCGCGTATTAAGCGGAAAACCCCCGAAGTTCCCGGTGAACCGGCCTTCAGCCGGCCGGAGCCGGCTTTCGTCCGGCGAAGGCCGGCCGGAGAAGGCGAAGCGGTAG
- the dctP gene encoding TRAP transporter substrate-binding protein DctP, whose amino-acid sequence MRRLILLAAVLLAAAAHAQPALRLGFPKMDEIAQCGRLLAGAKEGPFRLEPDPLYQGLLSNGVLAKAQTEGRTLAIALAGFFRLGQTKLGEIARPFIFRDLAHFRAFARSPLFEEEGAKFPGLRPLALAYAGTTYPMSKKPLREPRDMGGLKLGSGGSDLKAWKTYRVMVPLNRMGGALKSGLVDAVLATPIHAVRLGLADAAPYFNRIEIQHQALAIAVSNDVWDGLAPKERQSLVAWARGMADRCSAQTYEAETRAIEALKKQGVTIVEPNQRAFESQRPDPAEGAGSEEGKAFIRKVQAIR is encoded by the coding sequence ATGCGGAGGTTGATCCTGCTCGCGGCGGTTCTCCTGGCCGCGGCCGCCCACGCCCAGCCCGCCCTGCGGCTGGGCTTCCCCAAGATGGATGAGATCGCCCAGTGCGGCCGGCTCCTGGCCGGGGCCAAGGAGGGGCCCTTCCGCCTGGAGCCCGACCCCCTGTACCAGGGGCTGCTCTCCAACGGCGTGCTGGCGAAGGCCCAGACCGAGGGCCGGACCCTGGCGATTGCCCTGGCCGGCTTTTTCCGGCTCGGGCAGACGAAGCTGGGCGAGATCGCCCGCCCCTTCATCTTCCGGGACCTCGCCCACTTCCGGGCGTTCGCGCGGAGTCCCCTCTTCGAGGAGGAGGGGGCCAAGTTCCCCGGCCTCCGCCCGCTCGCCCTCGCCTACGCGGGGACCACCTATCCGATGTCGAAGAAGCCCCTCCGCGAGCCGCGCGACATGGGGGGCCTGAAGCTGGGCAGCGGCGGCTCTGACCTCAAAGCATGGAAGACGTACCGCGTGATGGTTCCCCTCAACCGCATGGGCGGCGCCCTCAAGAGCGGATTGGTGGACGCCGTGCTCGCGACGCCCATCCACGCCGTCCGGCTGGGTCTCGCGGACGCCGCGCCCTATTTCAACCGGATCGAGATCCAGCACCAGGCCCTGGCCATCGCCGTGTCGAACGACGTGTGGGACGGCCTCGCCCCGAAGGAGCGCCAAAGCCTCGTAGCCTGGGCGCGCGGGATGGCCGACCGCTGCAGCGCCCAGACCTACGAGGCCGAGACGCGCGCCATCGAGGCGCTGAAGAAGCAGGGGGTCACCATCGTCGAGCCGAATCAGCGGGCCTTCGAGAGCCAGCGGCCCGATCCGGCCGAGGGCGCCGGCTCGGAAGAGGGCAAGGCCTTCATCCGCAAAGTTCAGGCGATCCGGTAG